Genomic DNA from Chloroflexia bacterium SDU3-3:
CGGCCAGCCGCCCTGCTCGTCGCGGCGTGCGCCGACCTTGGTGACGATGTGCAGGCCCTCGGGGTAGGGGTACAGCGCCTCCTTGATGATCTGGTTGGTGACGTGCGGGCCGTAGAAGTCGCTGGTGTCGATATGGTCGATGCCCAGCGCCAGGGCCTCGCGCAGCACGGCCACGGCGGCGGCACGGTCGGCGGGTGGGCCGAACACGCCAGGCCCGGCCAGCTGCATCGCGCCGTAGCCGATGCGGTTAACCGTCAGGCCCGGGGCCATGGTGAAGGTGCCAGCGGCGGCGGCGGGCAGGTCGCGATATGTCTGCGTCATGTCGTCTCTCTCCTCGTTGGTCGGCGCGCACCTCAGCTAGATGCGACAAGAGAGAGTATAATGGTCTGGCAATCATACGACCAGAGCTGCGCTATCCTATGATTCGCACTCATAGGATACGGTGGGGAGATCACCATGAGCGATGAACAGCGGCGGCACGAGCTGGCCGAATTCCTGCGCACGCGGCGCACGCGCATCTCGCCCGAGCAGGTGGGGCTGTTCGGCGGCGGGCGGCGGCGCACCCCCGGCCTGCGCCGCGAGGAGGTGGCCCACCTGGCCCACGTGGGGGTCTCGTGGTACACCCTGCTGGAGCAGGGCCGCGACATCCGGCCCTCGCGCGCGGTGCTGCAGAGCATCGCCGACGCGCTGCAGCTCAGCCCGGTCGAGCGCCAGCACATGTTCGTGCTGGCCGACCAGGGGCCGCTGCCCGCCGACCTGCCCGAGGAGGACGAGGAGATCAGCCCGGCGCTCCAGCGCATGCTGGATGCGCTGGACCCGCTGCCCGCCTACGTGATGAACGCCCGCTGGAACTACCTGGCCGGCAACCGAGCCGCCGTCGAGGTGCTGCGCATCCAGCGCTCGACCACGCCCTACGGCAACAACGCGATCTGGCGGATCTTCACCGACCCCGAGTCCCGCGCCATCCACCCCCATACCTGGGAACAGGTGGCCCAGAAGGTGCTGGCCGAGTTCCGCGCCGACAGCACGCCCTACATGCACGAGCCGTGGCTGCAGCGCCTGATCGCCGACCTGCAGGACGCCAGCCCCGAGTTCCGCGCCTGGTGGCCCCAGCACGACATCCGCGCCAAATCGGACTCGATCAAGCACATCATCCACCCGCTGGCGGGCGAGCTAAAGTTCGAGCACACCATCCTGCAGGCGGTCGCCGCGCCCGGCCTGAAGCTGATGGTCTACACGCCCCTGCCCGGCACCGACACGCTTGAGCGGCTGCAGCAGCTGCTGGGCGTGGGCGAGCCGCTGGGGGTGTAGGGCGTATGCTGACACACCGCAGCGCCATCACCTTACATCTGCGCATGTAAGCCTAACCAAAAACCCGAGCCAGCTGCCCCTTAACCACAGCAGCAGCCTCGGCGCTATACGCGCTGCCATAGGCCAAAGCCCACCGCTCCTGAAACTCGGCCAGCAGCACATCCGATGCCCCAGGTGGGGCCAGAGGAGCAGCGCGCAGCAGCCCATGCGCCTGGAAGTAGCGGATATGCGCCTCCACCGGCTCGGGAAAACCGCCTAGAAAATAGCCGCCCACCACCAGCAGCGGCACATCCTGCACGATCAGGATGGGAAAGCGGGGAATAGCCTGCGGGTTCGCAGGCGGCGGGATGCTCGGCTGGCCGAGCAGGACTGGCGGGAAGGCTTGCCCTTCCGGAAGATCAAAGAGCGTGCGCAGCAGCCAGAACAAGCCATAGCCTTGCGGGCGCGCCGCACCAATCTGAGCAAGCGCCTGCTCCTTCCCGAGCGGAAGCAGCTCGTTGACCGCCGCAATCACATCGACGGGGTTATAGTCCTCAAACTCCATGACCGCCACATGTGCTAGCATACCAGCCTCCTAACACTTACGACCCGATGGCGTAAACCGGCGTATGCCCAATCACGCTACCGTTTACCGCCAGCTGAACATGGTAGCAGCCTGCGTGGGGCAGCAGCAGCGGCGGTAGCTCCACCCCGAAGGATACCACCGCATCTGGGCTATCGCAGCGGATACCCAGCGGCTGTGTGGAAACAAGCGTATCGCCTGTCGTAACATCCACCAGCGAGATCCCAATGTCGGTGCTGCCCGCCAACCCCGACATCGAGACAAATAAACCGATCGTTCGAGGGAAGGTAGCGGGAAAGGCCGCCACATTCAGCTGGTGAAACGTACCCGAGATCACATACTTGCCGCTCTCGCGATCTTGGTAGATGTGGTCGGCCAGCAGAAGCGCATGAAGCTGGACTGCTGGAAAGCTCGCCCCTGTCATCGTCTAGCCCCTCCCCGCCCTAGCCAGCCAACGCAGCCCATGCCGACAGCGACAGCATAGCCAGAGCGCGATGCATTGCCGTACCTGCCCCTCCACCTCTGCCGCCACGACGAAGCCGGGCGAAAGCGCGCAGCCACATACGGAAGCAGCGAAAAACGCGCAGTGCTAGCATAAAGGGCGACTCTACTACCTGGCCGATCCAGTATGGGTTGGCGTGGCACCCGTTGAATCCCAGGTGCCTTGGGCATAGCGGTGGAGCCGCGCAACACCCAGGCCAGCCGGCTCGGTTGTACTGGAGAGCAGGATACCTGCATCTGGAGCATTGCCTGCGGCAAAGCCCTGCGTCGCAGGGTCGGTGGTGGTGAAGAAGACCTTACCAGTCATCGACCAATGGCCGGTAGTGTTTGGCCCATGGCCTGGCCGGATCCAATAGTCATTATTTGGGCCAACGTTTGGTGTTATCGTACTAGCCCCATCGACCGCCCAGGCCTCCCAGTAGTGTGGGGTTGGCACGGGGCCAGCGAGATCGGCCCCAGTATCATCCTGGGCGCGGTAGGTGTTCTCTATCTCTTGCACGATCCAGCCATTTGCGCCGGTAGTGCTAAAGCCAACACGCCAGTCGAAGTGGCCATGGTCGTTCCAGGTTGGGCCAGCGTTGGTCGTCGAAGAGATCGAGACCCCGGTTAGAGCACCGACCGTAGACCCCACGATATTGCCGAGTGTCGTGCCGACGGGCCGTGCGATATCACCCACGGCCTCGCCAAAAGTCTTTCCGCCGATAAAGGTATCGGCGCTATCTTGCTCGATGCCGGGCGCGAGGCCGCCCACAGGGGCGGGGGCTGGGGATGACGAGGCTATCGGGGGGGCATGCAAGGGCAGCTGCCCAAAGCTGTGATGCAGCTGTGGTGGGCTGCTTGGGGCAGTGTTAGCGCTAGCATCCTCATGATGCTGGATGGGAGTGCTCTCCTCCTGCTTGCGCGATAGTGATCGCATGCCTAATCCCCTTTCATGCGGTTCGACTCCATCAACGAATATTCAGGCCCCGCGAGTGCGCAGCACCTAGGGCGAGGGATACCTACATGTCAACAAAAACGCCACATCTTGGTGTTTTCGAGTAGCAAGCATTTGGGTGGCCTTAGCTCAGCGGCAGGTGTTTCCCACAGTGCCCAAGCACAATCACCCGATCTTTTGCATGCCAGGCAAAATGTGCTCGCCACGTTTGCGCGACGCTATCTTTTACCCCTAATTTGAGATGGGAAAGCATCACTATGGGCTGAGATTGGTAGGTGAAGGTTCGGTACTGCACAAGACGTGACGTATTGCGCACCGTATCAGATTCTTTTGCTGCATAGCTCGACCCAAAAATCGCACGAGCTACATTGTCCCCCTGACCACTGTTGAGCGCTTCCCAATAATCAGTTGCGAGCTTCCAGAGCAACTGTAATACCTCTTCCGCCTGCCCAAACTGCACCGCGTCCCGGGCCGATTTGCACGCACTATCGAGCACCACTACGCGATCTGGGAATAGATTGCTGATGATATCTAACACATCGGTCAGCAAAAGATCTCTATTCCAGGCCTTACTCAGCGCAGCTCTGAGGGGTGCAAGTGCCTCTTTTGTATCCAGACGCCGATTCCGGCTCAGTTGCGCTTGCTCAAGTCGTGTCTGAAGATGTCGTTTCGCTTCTCGTTCTACGAAAAGGGCTGTATCAAGATCTTCTTTTTGCTCTGTAAGTATCCCTATTTGGTCGTTCAGATCTTGTATTGCTCTCTTCGCGTTTCTCTCGATCTCTTCGATATATGTGAGAAGAAAATCGCTTTCAAGCGTATTTTTCCCATATTCTTCAAGCTGACGCCTGAGAGCAATTTCCCGCACATGCTCTGGAGTGATATGCTTGCGCATGTGCGGAAGATTCGTCCCATGCGTGAGAGTCTGCAATATGCGTCGCTCCGGCTTTTCACCAGCATTTTTTATTTCCGCAATATCCTCGGCAGAGAACCAACGGGTATTTGCAGGAACGTAATCTGCTACATTGCGATGGTAGGGCCAGACAATCTTTACCGCACCATCCCAGGTATTGTAGAACTGACCAAGGAGGCGGCTCGAATCATGATGATCAACACCCCGAGGAAGGACATATACATCGGCCAATGTGGCAACTTGGAGGAGCAAAAACTCATCATCCACCAGATAGTTACCATCTTTTGCCGCACTCACAATAAGGATTGGGTGGCGGCGATCCCGTGATTCAATCCGACGCCGCAAATCGGGAAACGTTTCTTGGCCTATCCTATGTACAAACAGGCCTGGCGTTGTTGGGATCGGTATAGAATTGTTCAGCATCTCATTCACAAACCATGGTCGGCTCGCCTCAATCGCCGCCGGCACTCGCGAACTGATCTCGCTGGTGGAGAGCAGTACCGAAACACGGATCAGCCCTTCCTCCACAAGCATACCAACCTCTGTTGACCATTGGCGACCTACAACCTTATCATCAGGATGGGTGTAGCGCATGGCCCAGCTTCCAATATCTTCCTGCCTCATATTTCCGTTACAGACGAGTTCTACCATATGCCGCCCATGGTAACGCGTCTCCGTTCGCAAGAGATCCTCAAGCTCAACACCGACATGGATCTTCTTCCGGAACCAATAGGCAATGCTCTCAACTAATGACGGGATGGTTGTAGAGGACTCAAAGGTGATCGTAGTTGAATAGATAATCATCGCGCCTCCCTGGTGTACATGTTGCGCTAAAATTCTTTACATCAGAGTATAGAAAAAGCGGCCCGCGTGTACGGGCACAGAATTAGTGCGTGTCTGTCTCAGAACGATATCAAGACCTTCTCACGGCTTGAGATCCACGATCGCCTGCCCCTAGGCCAGCATCGCGGTCATCGCTGTGGCCAAGTCCTGCTGCACCACGGTCTCAGCCTGCTGGCCCAAAAACGCCAGCTAGGCATTGATATTGAGGTGCTGCTGGGGCTCAACTGCGCACGCTGGCATATTGATCGTCTTCCGGCGAATCTCCTGGAGACTGCCGATCTGCGTGGCCAAACCTGCACGCGGCGTTGCGCGACGCGCATCGGGCGGGGCGGGCGGGTGTGGTAGAATCGCGCTTCCGCTGGGTGGGGCAGGCGGGCACAACGTGGTGGCCGCGAAGCCGTTTCGCGCCAGTGGGCAGCCCCCGAGGGAACGCCAAACATCCGGTATGGACTTCTTCATCAAATGCATTGAGATCGTGGGCACGCTGGCCTTCGCCTGGTCGGGCATCATCGAGGCCCGCAAGAAGCAGATGGACCTGGTGGGACTCTACTCGGTGGCCATGATCACCGCCATCGGCGGCGGCACCGTGCGCGACATCCTGATCGACCAGTACCCGCTGTTCTGGATCGCCCAGCCCGAGTACCCCATGATGATCTTCATCCTGTGCCTGGTGGCCGCGCTGTTCCGCCAGCGCAGCTTCTCGCGGCCCTGGGCGCAGCGCGGCGTGCTCATCCTCGATGCGCTGGGCGTGGGGCTGTTCACCGCCACCGGCTGCTACCGCGCCTACCAGGCGGGCACGGGGGTGTTCGTGGCCATCCTGATGGGCGTGGTCACGTGCGTGTTCGGCGGGGTGGTGCGCGACATCATCTGCAACGAGGTGCCGGTGGTGTTCCAGCGCTCCGAGCTGTACGCCACCTGCTCGTTCATCGGCGGGGCGCTGTACATGGGCGTCATCCTGCTGGGCGGCGACCCCATGGCGGCCACGCTGGGTTGCATCCTCACGGTCACGGCGCTGCGGATCGCGGCCATGCGCTACCGCCTGACGCTGCCGATCTAGCCGAGCAATGGCTTTCTCATGACTATTCTGCAACATGGAACTCGTAGCCCCCGTTGGGCCAATTGTGAGCAATGCTTGCTGTGCTAGCCGGTCGGCCCGACCTCAGTGCCATATCCCCCATGGTGGTTCCGCCTAGTTGGTTGGTGGATGCCCTGCGTGGGCGGTACCTAGGGGGGCCTGCCCTCAACAGGTGTCACTTTTCCCGTCGGCGCTGGGCGTTTTTTCATTCGGCGATGGCATTGGTCGATGTTTGGTGGGTGGATGCCCTGCGCGGGCAGCGCCTAGGGGCCTGCCCCTAGGAACCCCGCGAGGGGGTGTCACCCCCTTCGAAACCCCCAATTTTGGGCGTTCCGATGCCGTTTCCTGGCGGCGGGCATTCGTGCATATAGCCATCAAGACTCTCGCGGCGCCTTCGCCGCATGGGCCAGGTGGGCTGGCATGCCACGATCATGGTTTGGTACATGGTTCATGGTCGGCAGGGCTTGGCACGCATAATAATGCGTTTCGCCGCTTCCAAATGAGCCACCTAGAAAAGTGACATCATGTGCGGGGGCCTGCCCCTAGGAACCCCGTGCGGGGGTATCGATCTCACATAGGATCGCATTTTGCGGGTTTCCCACAACCTTTTGGAAACTATGCGCGATCGGTTGTGGATGATGCTGCATTGCGATCATCGCCCCCAACCCGATGCCCGCAATGATCCGCAGTGGGTGTAGGGGCGGGCGCCGGATGCATCACCGTCATCGCAACCCTCTTCGATGTGCGCAATGGATGCGGTGCGGGCGGGCACGAGGCCCGTCCC
This window encodes:
- a CDS encoding trimeric intracellular cation channel family protein — encoded protein: MDFFIKCIEIVGTLAFAWSGIIEARKKQMDLVGLYSVAMITAIGGGTVRDILIDQYPLFWIAQPEYPMMIFILCLVAALFRQRSFSRPWAQRGVLILDALGVGLFTATGCYRAYQAGTGVFVAILMGVVTCVFGGVVRDIICNEVPVVFQRSELYATCSFIGGALYMGVILLGGDPMAATLGCILTVTALRIAAMRYRLTLPI
- a CDS encoding helix-turn-helix domain-containing protein; the encoded protein is MSDEQRRHELAEFLRTRRTRISPEQVGLFGGGRRRTPGLRREEVAHLAHVGVSWYTLLEQGRDIRPSRAVLQSIADALQLSPVERQHMFVLADQGPLPADLPEEDEEISPALQRMLDALDPLPAYVMNARWNYLAGNRAAVEVLRIQRSTTPYGNNAIWRIFTDPESRAIHPHTWEQVAQKVLAEFRADSTPYMHEPWLQRLIADLQDASPEFRAWWPQHDIRAKSDSIKHIIHPLAGELKFEHTILQAVAAPGLKLMVYTPLPGTDTLERLQQLLGVGEPLGV